One genomic segment of Aythya fuligula isolate bAytFul2 chromosome 5, bAytFul2.pri, whole genome shotgun sequence includes these proteins:
- the RCN1 gene encoding reticulocalbin-1: MAGGVGWRLLPLLLVLVLVPGGLGKPTARQERARPGAAQQQQQHHEDGPGFQYDHEAFLGKEEARSFDQLSPEESRERLGKIVDRIDENKDGYLTTEELKNWIKRVQKRYIYENVAKVWKDYDLNKDNKIAWEEYKQATYGYYLENPEEFQDATDRHSFKKMLPRDERRFKTADQDGDLAATREEFTAFLHPEEFEHMKNIVVLETLEDIDKNEDGFVDQDEYIADMFANEEGGPEPDWVITEREQFSDFRDLNKDGKMDKEEIQHWILPQDYDHALAEARHLVYESDVDKDQKLTKEEVLDNWNMFVGSQATNYGEDLTRNHDEL, encoded by the exons atGGCCGGCGGGGTGGGATGGCgcctgctgcccctgctgctggtgctggtgctggtgccgGGCGGCCTGGGCAAGCCGACAGCACGGCAGGAGCGGGCCCGTCCCGGCGCcgcgcagcagcagcagcagcaccacgagGACGGCCCGGGCTTCCAGTACGACCACGAGGCCTTCCTGGGCAAGGAGGAGGCGCGGAGCTTCGACCAGCTCAGCCCCGAGGAGAGCCGCGAGAGGCTGGG GAAGATTGTGGATAGAAtagatgaaaacaaagatgGCTATCTCACAACAGAGGAACTGAAAAACTGGATTAAACGGGTACAGAAACGCTACATCTACGAAAACGTTGCTAAAGTTTGGAAAGACTATGATCTAAACAAGGACAATAAAATCGCCTGGGAAGAATATAAACAAGCCACATATGGTTATTATCTAG AAAATCCAGAAGAATTCCAAGATGCAACTGATCggcacagttttaaaaaaatgctgcccAGAGACGAAAGACGATTCAAAACTGCAGATCAGGATGGAGACCTAGCTGCCACTCGTGAAGAATTCACAGCTTTCCTTCACCCAGAGGAGTTTGAGCATATGAAAAACATCGTTGTCTTA GAAACCTTAGAAGACATTGACAAAAATGAGGATGGTTTTGTGGATCAGGATGAGTATATTG ctgATATGTTTGCAAATGAAGAGGGTGGACCAGAGCCTGACTGGGTGATTACAGAGCGTGAGCAGTTTTCAGATTTTCGTGACCTCAACAAGGACGGAAAGATGGACAAGGAAGAGATTCAGCACTGGATTCTCCCACAAGACTATGATCACGCACTAGCTGAAGCCAGGCATTTAGTCTATGAATCGGATGTAGATAAG GATCAAAAACTAACAAAAGAGGAAGTTCTAGACAACTGGAATATGTTTGTTGGAAGTCAAGCTACTAATTATGGGGAAGACCTCACAAGAAACCATGATGAGCTATGA